A single region of the Ziziphus jujuba cultivar Dongzao chromosome 10, ASM3175591v1 genome encodes:
- the LOC112489544 gene encoding uncharacterized protein LOC112489544 isoform X3: MEEANNTNFIFKNPNEAIEARVKDLLSRMTLKEKVGQMTQIERRVAKPSAIRDFSIGSILSSGGSGPFEDALSSDWADMVDGFQKSALQSRLGIPLIYGIDAVHGNNSIYGATIFPHNIGLGATRDADLAQKIGVATALEVRASGIHYTFAPCVAVCRDPRWGRSYESYSEDTEIVRKMTSIIRGLQGQPPQLHPKGYPFVAGRNNVIACAKHFVGDGGTEKGLNEGNTISSYDDLERIHMAPYLDCISQGVSTVMASFSSWNERKLHGHYYLLTEILKDKLGFKGFVISDWQGIDHLSIPYGSNYRQCISSSINAGIDMVMVPFKYEQFVEDVISLVESGKIPMTRIDDAVERILRVKFVAGLFEYPFSDRSLLDSVGCKLHRDLAREVVRKSLVLLKNGKDPRKPFLPLDRKARRILVAGTHADDLGYQCGGWTKTWYGGSGRITIDYS; the protein is encoded by the exons ATGGAGGAAGCAAATAACACGAACTTCATATTCAAGAACCCAAATGAAGCCATTGAAGCTCGAGTCAAAGACCTTCTTTCTCGTATGACTTTAAAAGAGAAGGTCGGCCAGATGACGCAAATCGAGCGACGCGTCGCCAAACCATCTGCCATTAGAGACTTCTCCATTG GAAGTATACTAAGTTCTGGTGGGAGTGGACCCTTTGAGGACGCCTTGTCTTCTGATTGGGCTGACATGGTTGATGGTTTCCAGAAGTCAGCGCTCCAATCACGGCTTGGGATTCCACTAATTTATGGGATTGATGCGGTTCATGGGAATAACAGCATCTATGGTGCTACCATATTCCCTCACAATATTGGTCTTGGAGCCACCAG AGATGCAGATTTGGCTCAAAAGATTGGCGTTGCAACAGCTCTTGAAGTCAGGGCAAGCGGCATTCACTATACTTTTGCTCCCTGTGTGGCT GTATGCAGAGATCCCAGATGGGGAAGAAGCTATGAGAGTTACAGTGAAGATACTGAAATTGTTAGGAAGATGACATCTATTATCAGAGGTTTGCAGGGTCAGCCACCCCAACTACACCCAAAAGGCTACCCTTTTGTAGCGGGAAG GAACAATGTTATTGCTTGTGCCAAGCATTTTGTTGGAGATGGGGGTACTGAAAAAGGCCTAAATGAGGGGAACACTATCTCATCGTATGATGACTTAGAGAGGATTCATATGGCACCCTATCTGGACTGTATTTCTCAGGGAGTTTCCACTGTTATGGCATCATTTTCAAGCTGGAATGAACGCAAACTGCATGGTCACTATTATCTCCTGACAGAAATTTTGAAAGATAAGCTAGGTTTTAAG GGCTTTGTGATTTCTGACTGGCAAGGAATAGATCATCTTAGCATACCTTATGGCTCAAACTATCGTCAATGCATTTCCTCTTCAATTAATGCGGGAATTGACATG GTGATGGTTCCTTTTAAATATGAACAATTTGTGGAAGATGTAATATCTCTGGTAGAATCTGGGAAAATACCAATGACCAGAATTGATGATGCAGTTGAACGAATACTGCGagtgaagtttgttgctggtcTTTTTGAATATCCCTTCAGTGATAGATCTTTGTTAGACAGTGTTGGTTGCAAG CTTCATAGAGATCTAGCACGTGAAGTGGTTCGCAAGTCCTTGGTTCTGTTGAAGAACGGGAAAGATCCAAGGAAACCTTTTCTTCCATTAGATAGGAAAGCTAGAAGAATTCTTGTTGCTGGAACACATGCTGATGATCTTGGATATCAGTGTGGAGGATGGACAAAAACTTGGTATGGGGGTAGTGGCAGGATCACAATTG ATTATTCTTAG
- the LOC107410850 gene encoding uncharacterized protein LOC107410850 isoform X1, producing the protein MNDVQVLEDMRIPIYRNPEMPIEVRVKDLLPRMELKEKIGQMTQIERRVANPQILRDFCIGGMLSCTGSGPFKKASSGDWAEMVNDFQKGAVESRLGIPLIYGVDAVHGNGSVVGATIFPHNIGLGATRDENLVHRIGIATAHEVRASGINCTFAPCVAVCKDPRWGRSYESYSEDTEIVRKMTSIVTGLQGQPPSEYPKDYPFVKGRDNVIACAKHFVGDGGTKGGKNEGNAEISESELTGIHIKPYVDCISKGVSIIMPSYSSWNGRKLHEDYYLLTEILKNKLGFMGFVLSDWKGIDRLKEPRGLDRSCIARAINAGIDMVMVPYEFEEFMNHLTSLVESGEIPEARIDDAVERILRVKFIAGLFEHPFTDASNLLHKVGCKSHRELAREAVRKSLVLLKNEKISDKYFLPLDKKAKKILVGGTHADNLRYQCGGWTVKWQGIPNDTTIEGTTILKAINEAMGENVEVIYEESPSIDTLSQRDISYAIVAVGEESYAETFGDNEEPKICWNGADIVSLVAERIPTLVILISGRPVVLEERLLKNIDGLVAAWLPGSEGGGIADLLFGDYDFQGKLPMTWFKRVDQLPMDANDKNSYDPLFPLGFGLTLGNNLTDGIQAQTLIKSSLSQPNGEFIISLDNNSEFEPDFYHLPLRKKIKIA; encoded by the exons ATGAACGACGTCCAAGTACTGGAAGACATGAGAATTCCAATATATAGAAATCCGGAGATGCCGATAGAAGTTCGGGTCAAAGATTTGCTTCCTCGTATGGAATTGAAAGAGAAGATCGGTCAGATGACCCAAATTGAACGCCGAGTGGCCAACCCACAAATTCTTAGGGACTTCTGCATTG GGGGTATGCTAAGTTGTACTGGCAGCGGACCATTTAAGAAGGCGTCGTCGGGTGATTGGGCTGAAATGGTGAACGACTTCCAAAAGGGTGCCGTTGAGTCACGGCTTGGGATACCGCTGATATACGGTGTGGATGCAGTACACGGGAACGGCAGTGTGGTTGGTGCCACTATTTTCCCTCACAACATTGGGCTTGGTGCCACAAG AGATGAAAATTTGGTACATCGAATTGGAATTGCAACAGCTCATGAAGTTAGAGCGAGTGGCATTAACTGTACTTTTGCTCCATGTGTGGCG GTATGCAAAGATCCAAGATGGGGAAGATCCTATGAAAGCTACAGTGAAGATACAGAAATTGTAAGAAAGATGACATCCATTGTTACAGGCTTGCAGGGGCAGCCACCCTCAGAATACCCAAAGGACTACCCTTTTGTTAAGGGAAG AGACAATGTTATAGCGTGTGCGAAGCATTTTGTCGGAGACGGAGGTACAAAAGGAGGTAAAAATGAAGGGAATGCTGAAATATCGGAGAGTGAATTAACTGGGATTCATATTAAGCCCTATGTGGACTGTATTTCTAAGGGAGTTTCAATTATTATGCCTTCCTATTCTAGCTGGAATGGAAGAAAACTGCACGAGGATTATTATCTTTTgacagaaattttgaaaaataagcttGGTTTTAtg GGTTTTGTGCTTTCCGATTGGAAAGGAATTGATAGACTAAAGGAACCTCGTGGACTAGACCGCAGTTGCATTGCTAGGGCCATTAATGCAGGAATAGACATG GTGATGGTGCCTTATGAGTTTGAAGAATTTATGAACCATTTAACATCTTTGGTCGAATCGGGGGAAATACCAGAGGCCAGGATTGATGACGCTGTTGAACGAATCTTGAGAGTGAAATTTATTGCTGGTCTTTTTGAACATCCTTTCACAGATGCATCTAATTTGCTTCATAAAGTTGGCTGCAAG TCGCATAGGGAGTTAGCACGGGAAGCGGTTCGAAAATCTTTAGTTCTGTTGAAGAATGAAAAAATTTCagataaatattttcttccattagataaaaaagcaaagaaaatccTTGTTGGTGGAACACATGCTGATAATCTCAGATATCAATGTGGAGGCTGGACGGTTAAATGGCAAGGAATACCCAATGACACAACTATAGAAG gcACAACAATCTTAAAGGCTATTAATGAGGCAATGGGAGAAAATGTTGAAGTAATTTATGAGGAATCACCGTCAATAGACACTTTATCACAACGAGATATATCTTATGCTATTGTGGCTGTTGGTGAAGAATCATATGCAGAAACTTTTGGTGACAATGAGGAACCTAAAATCTGCTGGAATGGAGCTGATATCGTAAGCTTAGTGGCTGAAAGAATTCCGACATTGGTAATTCTTATATCAGGAAGACCTGTGGTTTTAGAGGAACGGCTCTTGAAAAACATAGATGGTCTAGTGGCTGCTTGGTTGCCTGGTAGTGAAGGAGGAGGAATAGCGGACCTTTTATTTGGAGATTATGACTTCCAGGGAAAATTACCAATGACATGGTTTAAAAGGGTTGACCAACTCCCAATGGATGCTAATGATAAAAATTCATATGACCCTCTATTTCCTCTTGGCTTCGGGTTAACCCTAGGCAATAATTTGACCGATGGTATACAAGCCCAAACCTTAATAAAATCCTCTCTGAGTCAGCCTAATGGCGAATTCATTATTTCTTTGGACAATAATTCCGAGTTTGAACCTGATTTCTACCACCTCCcattgaggaaaaaaataaaaatagcataa
- the LOC125420965 gene encoding transcription factor DIVARICATA has translation MGGGRNQVQTQNYCPQAQKYFIRQLSGGKDKRRASIHDITTVNLNDTRTPSPDSKGPPSPDQSSLLCQQSNSASIPRRSFQWIQPSSGGGANMGFNPTNGNIFVSNPYGINSYGIKIEGQNLHRGAVHDSYFGHQNMVFQMQAAQHYPHG, from the coding sequence ATGGGAGGTGGTAGAAATCAGGTTCAAACTCAAAATTATTGTCCACAGGCTCAGAAGTATTTTATCAGGCAATTATCAGGAGGGAAAGATAAGAGAAGAGCCAGCATCCATGACATAACCACTGTGAATCTCAATGACACTAGAACTCCATCCCCTGATAGTAAAGGGCCTCCTTCTCCGGACCAATCTTCCCTGCTGTGTCAGCAATCAAATTCTGCTTCAATACCAAGGAGATCATTTCAATGGATTCAGCCAAGTAGTGGTGGTGGAGCAAACATGGGTTTCAATCCAACaaatggaaatatttttgtCTCCAATCCTTATGGGATCAACTCCTATGGAATTAAAATAGAAGGGCAGAATCTCCATAGAGGTGCTGTTCATGACTCTTACTTTGGACATCAAAATATGGTTTTTCAGATGCAAGCAGCACAGCACTACCCACATGGATAG
- the LOC112489544 gene encoding uncharacterized protein LOC112489544 isoform X2 produces the protein MGLMRFMGITASMVLPYSLTILVLEPPDLAQKIGVATALEVRASGIHYTFAPCVAVCRDPRWGRSYESYSEDTEIVRKMTSIIRGLQGQPPQLHPKGYPFVAGRNNVIACAKHFVGDGGTEKGLNEGNTISSYDDLERIHMAPYLDCISQGVSTVMASFSSWNERKLHGHYYLLTEILKDKLGFKGFVISDWQGIDHLSIPYGSNYRQCISSSINAGIDMVMVPFKYEQFVEDVISLVESGKIPMTRIDDAVERILRVKFVAGLFEYPFSDRSLLDSVGCKLHRDLAREVVRKSLVLLKNGKDPRKPFLPLDRKARRILVAGTHADDLGYQCGGWTKTWYGGSGRITIGTTILDAIKEAVGDNAELIYEQHPSPDTLASQDISFAVVAVGEAPYAEFLGDNPELVIPFNGNGIISSVADRIPTLVILISGRPLVLEPQILEKIEALVAAWLPGSEGRGIADVIFGDFDFEGKLPFTWFESVEQLPMHIEDNSYDPLYPFGFGLKYNMENL, from the exons ATGGGATTGATGCGGTTCATGGGAATAACAGCATCTATGGTGCTACCATATTCCCTCACAATATTGGTCTTGGAGCCACCAG ATTTGGCTCAAAAGATTGGCGTTGCAACAGCTCTTGAAGTCAGGGCAAGCGGCATTCACTATACTTTTGCTCCCTGTGTGGCT GTATGCAGAGATCCCAGATGGGGAAGAAGCTATGAGAGTTACAGTGAAGATACTGAAATTGTTAGGAAGATGACATCTATTATCAGAGGTTTGCAGGGTCAGCCACCCCAACTACACCCAAAAGGCTACCCTTTTGTAGCGGGAAG GAACAATGTTATTGCTTGTGCCAAGCATTTTGTTGGAGATGGGGGTACTGAAAAAGGCCTAAATGAGGGGAACACTATCTCATCGTATGATGACTTAGAGAGGATTCATATGGCACCCTATCTGGACTGTATTTCTCAGGGAGTTTCCACTGTTATGGCATCATTTTCAAGCTGGAATGAACGCAAACTGCATGGTCACTATTATCTCCTGACAGAAATTTTGAAAGATAAGCTAGGTTTTAAG GGCTTTGTGATTTCTGACTGGCAAGGAATAGATCATCTTAGCATACCTTATGGCTCAAACTATCGTCAATGCATTTCCTCTTCAATTAATGCGGGAATTGACATG GTGATGGTTCCTTTTAAATATGAACAATTTGTGGAAGATGTAATATCTCTGGTAGAATCTGGGAAAATACCAATGACCAGAATTGATGATGCAGTTGAACGAATACTGCGagtgaagtttgttgctggtcTTTTTGAATATCCCTTCAGTGATAGATCTTTGTTAGACAGTGTTGGTTGCAAG CTTCATAGAGATCTAGCACGTGAAGTGGTTCGCAAGTCCTTGGTTCTGTTGAAGAACGGGAAAGATCCAAGGAAACCTTTTCTTCCATTAGATAGGAAAGCTAGAAGAATTCTTGTTGCTGGAACACATGCTGATGATCTTGGATATCAGTGTGGAGGATGGACAAAAACTTGGTATGGGGGTAGTGGCAGGATCACAATTG GCACAACCATCTTGGATGCTATTAAAGAAGCAGTAGGAGACAATGCAGAACTAATTTACGAGCAGCATCCGTCACCAGATACATTAGCAAGTCAAGATATATCTTTTGCAGTTGTAGCTGTTGGTGAGGCACCTTATGCAGAATTTCTCGGTGACAATCCAGAGCTCGTAATTCCCTTCAATGGAAATGGCATTATAAGCTCAGTTGCTGACAGAATTCCCACACTGGTTATTCTGATATCTGGAAGACCCTTAGTTTTAGAGCCACAGATATTGGAGAAAATAGAAGCTCTAGTTGCTGCTTGGTTGCCAGGTAGTGAAGGAAGAGGAATTGCCGACGTTATCTTTGGAGATTTTGACTTTGAGGGCAAACTTCCTTTTACCTGGTTTGAAAGTGTTGAACAACTACCAATGCATATTGAAGACAATTCATATGACCCTTTATATCCATTTGGCTTTGGGTTGAAATACAATATGGAAAATCTTTAG
- the LOC112489544 gene encoding uncharacterized protein LOC112489544 isoform X1 → MEEANNTNFIFKNPNEAIEARVKDLLSRMTLKEKVGQMTQIERRVAKPSAIRDFSIGSILSSGGSGPFEDALSSDWADMVDGFQKSALQSRLGIPLIYGIDAVHGNNSIYGATIFPHNIGLGATRDADLAQKIGVATALEVRASGIHYTFAPCVAVCRDPRWGRSYESYSEDTEIVRKMTSIIRGLQGQPPQLHPKGYPFVAGRNNVIACAKHFVGDGGTEKGLNEGNTISSYDDLERIHMAPYLDCISQGVSTVMASFSSWNERKLHGHYYLLTEILKDKLGFKGFVISDWQGIDHLSIPYGSNYRQCISSSINAGIDMVMVPFKYEQFVEDVISLVESGKIPMTRIDDAVERILRVKFVAGLFEYPFSDRSLLDSVGCKLHRDLAREVVRKSLVLLKNGKDPRKPFLPLDRKARRILVAGTHADDLGYQCGGWTKTWYGGSGRITIGTTILDAIKEAVGDNAELIYEQHPSPDTLASQDISFAVVAVGEAPYAEFLGDNPELVIPFNGNGIISSVADRIPTLVILISGRPLVLEPQILEKIEALVAAWLPGSEGRGIADVIFGDFDFEGKLPFTWFESVEQLPMHIEDNSYDPLYPFGFGLKYNMENL, encoded by the exons ATGGAGGAAGCAAATAACACGAACTTCATATTCAAGAACCCAAATGAAGCCATTGAAGCTCGAGTCAAAGACCTTCTTTCTCGTATGACTTTAAAAGAGAAGGTCGGCCAGATGACGCAAATCGAGCGACGCGTCGCCAAACCATCTGCCATTAGAGACTTCTCCATTG GAAGTATACTAAGTTCTGGTGGGAGTGGACCCTTTGAGGACGCCTTGTCTTCTGATTGGGCTGACATGGTTGATGGTTTCCAGAAGTCAGCGCTCCAATCACGGCTTGGGATTCCACTAATTTATGGGATTGATGCGGTTCATGGGAATAACAGCATCTATGGTGCTACCATATTCCCTCACAATATTGGTCTTGGAGCCACCAG AGATGCAGATTTGGCTCAAAAGATTGGCGTTGCAACAGCTCTTGAAGTCAGGGCAAGCGGCATTCACTATACTTTTGCTCCCTGTGTGGCT GTATGCAGAGATCCCAGATGGGGAAGAAGCTATGAGAGTTACAGTGAAGATACTGAAATTGTTAGGAAGATGACATCTATTATCAGAGGTTTGCAGGGTCAGCCACCCCAACTACACCCAAAAGGCTACCCTTTTGTAGCGGGAAG GAACAATGTTATTGCTTGTGCCAAGCATTTTGTTGGAGATGGGGGTACTGAAAAAGGCCTAAATGAGGGGAACACTATCTCATCGTATGATGACTTAGAGAGGATTCATATGGCACCCTATCTGGACTGTATTTCTCAGGGAGTTTCCACTGTTATGGCATCATTTTCAAGCTGGAATGAACGCAAACTGCATGGTCACTATTATCTCCTGACAGAAATTTTGAAAGATAAGCTAGGTTTTAAG GGCTTTGTGATTTCTGACTGGCAAGGAATAGATCATCTTAGCATACCTTATGGCTCAAACTATCGTCAATGCATTTCCTCTTCAATTAATGCGGGAATTGACATG GTGATGGTTCCTTTTAAATATGAACAATTTGTGGAAGATGTAATATCTCTGGTAGAATCTGGGAAAATACCAATGACCAGAATTGATGATGCAGTTGAACGAATACTGCGagtgaagtttgttgctggtcTTTTTGAATATCCCTTCAGTGATAGATCTTTGTTAGACAGTGTTGGTTGCAAG CTTCATAGAGATCTAGCACGTGAAGTGGTTCGCAAGTCCTTGGTTCTGTTGAAGAACGGGAAAGATCCAAGGAAACCTTTTCTTCCATTAGATAGGAAAGCTAGAAGAATTCTTGTTGCTGGAACACATGCTGATGATCTTGGATATCAGTGTGGAGGATGGACAAAAACTTGGTATGGGGGTAGTGGCAGGATCACAATTG GCACAACCATCTTGGATGCTATTAAAGAAGCAGTAGGAGACAATGCAGAACTAATTTACGAGCAGCATCCGTCACCAGATACATTAGCAAGTCAAGATATATCTTTTGCAGTTGTAGCTGTTGGTGAGGCACCTTATGCAGAATTTCTCGGTGACAATCCAGAGCTCGTAATTCCCTTCAATGGAAATGGCATTATAAGCTCAGTTGCTGACAGAATTCCCACACTGGTTATTCTGATATCTGGAAGACCCTTAGTTTTAGAGCCACAGATATTGGAGAAAATAGAAGCTCTAGTTGCTGCTTGGTTGCCAGGTAGTGAAGGAAGAGGAATTGCCGACGTTATCTTTGGAGATTTTGACTTTGAGGGCAAACTTCCTTTTACCTGGTTTGAAAGTGTTGAACAACTACCAATGCATATTGAAGACAATTCATATGACCCTTTATATCCATTTGGCTTTGGGTTGAAATACAATATGGAAAATCTTTAG
- the LOC107430563 gene encoding uncharacterized protein LOC107430563, which produces MEEVGVERNCIYRNPKEPVEARVKDLLSRMTLEEKIGQITQIERRVATSDTVTHLCIGSMLSACGSGPPNEALSSDWADMVDGYQKWALNSRLGIPLIYAIDAIHGNSSVYGATVFPHNVGLGATKDADLAQKIGIATALEVRASGIHCTFAPCVAVCKDPRWGRCYESYSEDTEIVRKMTSIVTGLQGQPPAGHQQGYPFVAGRDNVIACAKHFVGDGGTKDGINEGNTEGPYDDLERIHMEPYVDCISQGVSTIMASYSSWNGTKLHAHRYLLTDVLKDKLGFKGIVISDSKGVDRLMQSHGDYRNCIAVAINSGIDMVMVPYEYQIFRENLLSLVESGEVPMTRIDDAVERILRVKFIAGLFEHPFSDRSLLHVVGCKQHRELAREAVRKSLVLLKNGKKSNEPFLPLDKKAKTILVAGTHADNLGYQCGGWTRKWQGRSGRITQGTTILDAIKEAVGEETEVIYEESLSIETLTRQDICYAIVAVGEGPYAESSGDNKELVIPFNGAEIINMVAERIPTLVIIVSGRPLVLEAWMLDKIDGLVAAWLPGTEGGGIADLIFGDYDFHGKLPMAWFKSVGQLPMDVADDKAYDPLFPLGFGLSL; this is translated from the exons ATGGAGGAAGTGGGGGTAGAGAGGAATTGCATATACAGAAACCCAAAGGAACCTGTAGAAGCTCGAGTCAAAGACCTGCTTTCTCGTATGACTTTGGAAGAGAAAATTGGCCAAATCACCCAAATCGAACGCCGCGTTGCCACCTCCGATACAGTTACCCACCTCTGCATTG GCAGTATGCTGAGTGCCTGTGGCAGTGGGCCACCTAATGAGGCCTTATCGTCGGATTGGGCCGATATGGTGGACGGCTATCAGAAATGGGCCCTCAACTCACGGCTTGGGATACCTCTCATATATGCGATTGATGCTATCCATGGTAACAGCAGTGTGTATGGTGCTACTGTATTCCCTCACAACGTTGGGCTTGGTGCTACCAA AGATGCAGATTTGGCTCAAAAGATTGGAATTGCAACAGCCCTTGAAGTTAGAGCAAGTGGCATTCACTGTACTTTTGCTCCATGTGTGGCT GTGTGCAAAGATCCAAGATGGGGTAGATGCTATGAGAGTTACAGTGAAGACACAGAAATTGTAAGAAAGATGACGTCCATTGTTACAGGCTTGCAGGGGCAGCCACCGGCGGGACACCAGCAAGGCTATCCTTTTGTTGCCGGAAG GGACAATGTTATTGCGTGTGCCAAGCATTTTGTGGGAGATGGAGGTACAAAGGACGGTATAAATGAAGGAAATACCGAAGGTCCGTACGATGACTTAGAGAGGATTCATATGGAGCCTTATGTGGACTGCATTTCTCAAGGTGTTTCCACTATAATGGCCTCCTATTCTAGCTGGAATGGAACTAAATTGCACGCTCACCGTTATCTCTTGACAGATGTTCTCAAAGATAAGCTAGGTTTTAAG GGTATTGTTATTTCTGATTCAAAAGGTGTTGATCGGCTTATGCAATCTCATGGCGACTACCGCAATTGCATCGCAGTGGCCATTAATTCAGGAATTGATATG GTGATGGTGCCATATGAGTACCAAATATTTAGGGAAAACTTATTGTCATTAGTGGAATCAGGGGAGGTACCAATGACCAGGATAGATGATGCTGTTGAAAGAATTTTGAGGGTCAAATTCATTGCTGGACTTTTCGAACATCCTTTTAGTGACAGATCTTTGCTCCATGTAGTTGGTTGCAAG CAACATAGAGAGCTGGCACGAGAAGCAGTTAGGAAGTCATTGGTTTTGTTGAAGAATGGAAAGAAATCAAATGAGCCTTTTCTTCCATTAGACAAAAAAGCCAAGACAATTCTTGTCGCCGGAACACATGCTGATAATCTTGGATATCAGTGTGGAGGGTGGACCCGTAAATGGCAAGGACGAAGTGGCAGGATTACACAAG GCACAACAATCCTGGACGCTATAAAGGAAGCGGTAGGAGAAGAAACAGAAGTAATTTACGAGGAATCTTTGTCGATAGAAACCTTAACAAGACAAGATATATGCTATGCTATTGTGGCTGTTGGTGAAGGACCATATGCAGAATCTTCTGGTGATAATAAAGAGCTTGTCATCCCCTTCAATGGGGCTGAAATCATAAACATGGTGGCGGAAAGAATTCCAACGTTGGTGATTATTGTAAGTGGAAGACCTTTAGTTTTAGAGGCATGGATGTTGGATAAGATAGATGGTCTAGTTGCTGCTTGGTTGCCTGGTACTGAAGGAGGAGGAATTGCTGACCTTATCTTTGGAGATTATGATTTCCATGGAAAATTACCAATGGCATGGTTTAAAAGTGTTGGCCAACTTCCAATGGATGTGGCCGATGATAAGGCCTATGACCCTTTGTTTCCTCTTGGCTTTGGGCTATCTCTCTAA
- the LOC107410850 gene encoding uncharacterized protein LOC107410850 isoform X2, translating into MELKEKIGQMTQIERRVANPQIVRDFCIGGMLSCTGSGPFKKASSGDWAEMVNDFQKGAVESRLGIPLIYGVDAVHGNGSVVGATIFPHNIGLGATRDENLVHRIGIATAHEVRASGINCTFAPCVAVCKDPRWGRSYESYSEDTEIVRKMTSIVTGLQGQPPSEYPKDYPFVKGRDNVIACAKHFVGDGGTKGGKNEGNAEISESELTGIHIKPYVDCISKGVSIIMPSYSSWNGRKLHEDYYLLTEILKNKLGFMGFVLSDWKGIDRLKEPRGLDRSCIARAINAGIDMVMVPYEFEEFMNHLTSLVESGEIPEARIDDAVERILRVKFIAGLFEHPFTDASNLLHKVGCKSHRELAREAVRKSLVLLKNEKISDKYFLPLDKKAKKILVGGTHADNLRYQCGGWTVKWQGIPNDTTIEGTTILKAINEAMGENVEVIYEESPSIDTLSQRDISYAIVAVGEESYAETFGDNEEPKICWNGADIVSLVAERIPTLVILISGRPVVLEERLLKNIDGLVAAWLPGSEGGGIADLLFGDYDFQGKLPMTWFKRVDQLPMDANDKNSYDPLFPLGFGLTLGNNLTDGIQAQTLIKSSLSQPNGEFIISLDNNSEFEPDFYHLPLRKKIKIA; encoded by the exons GGGGTATGCTAAGTTGTACTGGCAGCGGACCATTTAAGAAGGCGTCGTCGGGTGATTGGGCTGAAATGGTGAACGACTTCCAAAAGGGTGCCGTTGAGTCACGGCTTGGGATACCGCTGATATACGGTGTGGATGCAGTACACGGGAACGGCAGTGTGGTTGGTGCCACTATTTTCCCTCACAACATTGGGCTTGGTGCCACAAG AGATGAAAATTTGGTACATCGAATTGGAATTGCAACAGCTCATGAAGTTAGAGCGAGTGGCATTAACTGTACTTTTGCTCCATGTGTGGCG GTATGCAAAGATCCAAGATGGGGAAGATCCTATGAAAGCTACAGTGAAGATACAGAAATTGTAAGAAAGATGACATCCATTGTTACAGGCTTGCAGGGGCAGCCACCCTCAGAATACCCAAAGGACTACCCTTTTGTTAAGGGAAG AGACAATGTTATAGCGTGTGCGAAGCATTTTGTCGGAGACGGAGGTACAAAAGGAGGTAAAAATGAAGGGAATGCTGAAATATCGGAGAGTGAATTAACTGGGATTCATATTAAGCCCTATGTGGACTGTATTTCTAAGGGAGTTTCAATTATTATGCCTTCCTATTCTAGCTGGAATGGAAGAAAACTGCACGAGGATTATTATCTTTTgacagaaattttgaaaaataagcttGGTTTTAtg GGTTTTGTGCTTTCCGATTGGAAAGGAATTGATAGACTAAAGGAACCTCGTGGACTAGACCGCAGTTGCATTGCTAGGGCCATTAATGCAGGAATAGACATG GTGATGGTGCCTTATGAGTTTGAAGAATTTATGAACCATTTAACATCTTTGGTCGAATCGGGGGAAATACCAGAGGCCAGGATTGATGACGCTGTTGAACGAATCTTGAGAGTGAAATTTATTGCTGGTCTTTTTGAACATCCTTTCACAGATGCATCTAATTTGCTTCATAAAGTTGGCTGCAAG TCGCATAGGGAGTTAGCACGGGAAGCGGTTCGAAAATCTTTAGTTCTGTTGAAGAATGAAAAAATTTCagataaatattttcttccattagataaaaaagcaaagaaaatccTTGTTGGTGGAACACATGCTGATAATCTCAGATATCAATGTGGAGGCTGGACGGTTAAATGGCAAGGAATACCCAATGACACAACTATAGAAG gcACAACAATCTTAAAGGCTATTAATGAGGCAATGGGAGAAAATGTTGAAGTAATTTATGAGGAATCACCGTCAATAGACACTTTATCACAACGAGATATATCTTATGCTATTGTGGCTGTTGGTGAAGAATCATATGCAGAAACTTTTGGTGACAATGAGGAACCTAAAATCTGCTGGAATGGAGCTGATATCGTAAGCTTAGTGGCTGAAAGAATTCCGACATTGGTAATTCTTATATCAGGAAGACCTGTGGTTTTAGAGGAACGGCTCTTGAAAAACATAGATGGTCTAGTGGCTGCTTGGTTGCCTGGTAGTGAAGGAGGAGGAATAGCGGACCTTTTATTTGGAGATTATGACTTCCAGGGAAAATTACCAATGACATGGTTTAAAAGGGTTGACCAACTCCCAATGGATGCTAATGATAAAAATTCATATGACCCTCTATTTCCTCTTGGCTTCGGGTTAACCCTAGGCAATAATTTGACCGATGGTATACAAGCCCAAACCTTAATAAAATCCTCTCTGAGTCAGCCTAATGGCGAATTCATTATTTCTTTGGACAATAATTCCGAGTTTGAACCTGATTTCTACCACCTCCcattgaggaaaaaaataaaaatagcataa